In one Mucilaginibacter ginsenosidivorax genomic region, the following are encoded:
- a CDS encoding alpha-amylase family glycosyl hydrolase: MIIKNVYFLLVAFLVIGSTSCKKPSSGDNSGNVPGDTTTVVAGGKALPSGAVDGVTYINSGKSVILNLYAPSKTSVSVIGDFNNWTADAKYAMNHTPDGKNWWIQIDNLDANTEYAYQYLIDGTLKVADPYTQKVLDPDNDSYIDATTYPGLKAYPSGKTTGNVSVLQANQPAYSWKVPTFVRPEKKNLVIYELLVRDFVTNHNYQTLKDSLNYLAKLGVNAIELMPINEFEGNLSWGYNPSFYFAPDKYYGTKNALKAFIDECHSRGIAVIQDMVLNHSFGQSPMVQMYFNTAAGKPATNNPWYNVDPTHPYNVGYQFNHESAATKYFVKNVLKFWMQEYKIDGFRFDLSKGFTQVNYGTSDAAVGPWGQYDASRVAIWKDYNNYIKSIDNNNFYVILEHFAANQEEKELSGEGMMLWNNLNYAANQATMGYITGWDFKGIFYDQHTFTLPYQLVGYFESHDEERLMFKNESYGNASGSYNVKDIATGLKREEMAAAFLFSVPGPKMLWQFGELGYDKSIDLNGRTGNKPILWNYFADAQRVQLYKVYSAMINLHKKNAVFASTNYVYDLSGYIKSIQLKDASANVEVLGNFDVVTQTANITFPSTGTYTDALTGATLNVTSATMPVTLAPGEYHVYSSAALTH; encoded by the coding sequence ATGATAATCAAAAATGTTTACTTTTTGCTGGTCGCCTTTTTGGTGATTGGATCTACTTCATGCAAGAAGCCTTCTTCCGGAGATAATTCCGGGAACGTTCCCGGAGATACTACAACGGTAGTGGCGGGGGGTAAAGCGTTGCCTTCGGGCGCTGTTGATGGAGTTACTTACATTAACTCGGGCAAATCGGTTATTTTAAATTTGTACGCGCCTTCAAAAACATCGGTAAGCGTTATTGGCGATTTTAACAACTGGACGGCCGATGCCAAATATGCCATGAACCATACACCCGATGGCAAAAACTGGTGGATACAGATTGATAACCTTGACGCCAATACCGAGTACGCCTACCAGTACCTGATTGACGGTACACTTAAAGTAGCCGATCCGTACACCCAAAAAGTGTTGGACCCGGATAATGACAGCTATATAGATGCAACTACGTATCCTGGTTTAAAAGCTTACCCAAGCGGCAAAACAACTGGAAATGTTAGCGTGCTGCAGGCCAACCAGCCTGCTTACAGCTGGAAGGTACCAACCTTTGTGCGCCCAGAGAAAAAGAACCTGGTGATATATGAATTACTGGTGCGCGATTTTGTTACCAATCACAATTATCAAACCTTAAAAGATTCATTAAACTACCTGGCCAAACTTGGTGTAAACGCCATTGAGCTGATGCCTATAAATGAATTTGAGGGCAACCTTTCATGGGGATATAACCCTTCGTTTTATTTTGCACCCGATAAATATTATGGAACTAAGAATGCCTTAAAAGCATTTATCGACGAATGCCACTCCAGGGGGATTGCCGTTATCCAGGATATGGTGTTAAATCATTCATTCGGTCAGTCGCCAATGGTGCAAATGTATTTTAACACCGCAGCGGGTAAGCCGGCAACAAACAACCCCTGGTATAATGTAGATCCTACGCACCCGTACAATGTAGGCTACCAGTTTAACCACGAGAGTGCCGCTACCAAATACTTTGTAAAAAATGTGCTTAAATTCTGGATGCAGGAGTATAAGATAGATGGTTTCAGGTTTGATCTTTCAAAGGGCTTCACGCAGGTAAATTATGGCACCAGCGATGCCGCGGTAGGTCCCTGGGGCCAATATGATGCCAGCCGGGTTGCCATCTGGAAAGATTACAACAATTACATCAAAAGCATCGACAATAATAATTTTTATGTGATATTGGAGCATTTTGCAGCAAACCAGGAAGAAAAAGAATTATCCGGAGAGGGCATGATGCTTTGGAACAACCTGAATTATGCAGCCAACCAGGCTACCATGGGCTATATTACCGGCTGGGATTTTAAAGGGATCTTTTACGATCAGCACACTTTTACCCTGCCATACCAACTGGTGGGCTATTTTGAAAGCCATGACGAAGAGCGCCTGATGTTTAAAAATGAAAGCTATGGAAACGCCTCGGGTAGTTATAATGTTAAGGATATTGCAACAGGCTTAAAACGCGAAGAAATGGCGGCGGCATTCCTGTTTTCGGTACCGGGCCCTAAAATGTTATGGCAGTTTGGCGAGTTGGGTTACGATAAATCTATCGACCTGAACGGCCGCACAGGTAATAAACCTATTTTGTGGAACTACTTTGCCGATGCCCAGCGCGTGCAGCTATATAAAGTGTATTCGGCAATGATTAACCTGCATAAAAAGAACGCGGTATTTGCATCAACAAATTATGTGTACGATTTATCAGGTTATATTAAAAGTATCCAGTTAAAAGATGCCAGCGCCAATGTGGAAGTATTAGGAAACTTTGATGTGGTAACGCAAACTGCCAATATTACCTTCCCGTCAACCGGTACCTATACCGATGCATTAACGGGGGCAACGCTAAATGTTACCTCGGCAACCATGCCGGTAACCCTTGCGCCAGGCGAGTATCATGTGTACAGCAGTGCCGCTTTAACACACTAA
- a CDS encoding cold-shock protein has translation MMQGTVKFFNESKGFGFIVPTNGGAEVFVHASGLIDTIRENDSVTYDVEQGKKGLNAVNVKVG, from the coding sequence ATAATGCAAGGAACAGTAAAATTTTTCAATGAAAGCAAAGGATTCGGATTTATCGTACCAACAAATGGTGGTGCCGAAGTTTTTGTACATGCCTCAGGCCTTATCGACACTATCCGTGAAAACGATAGCGTTACCTACGATGTAGAACAAGGTAAAAAAGGCTTAAATGCGGTAAATGTAAAAGTAGGTTAA
- a CDS encoding sigma-70 family RNA polymerase sigma factor, with translation MRQLKISQSITNRESQSLEKYLHEIGKVDLISAQEEVILAQKIREGDQAALERLTKTNLRFVVSVAKQYQNQGLTLGDLINEGNLGLIKAAKRFDETKGFKFISYAVWWIRQSILSAVAEQSRIVRLPLNQIGSLSKIHKAASKLEQEFERQPTPEELAEDLEISVDKIADSLSNAGRQVSMDAPFIQGEENTLLDVLQSTDAATDTELMMDSLSQEIKRSLGILAERDREVIILFFGLGGYAAHSLEEIGEKFNLTRERVRQLKDKALMRLRHNSKSNLLQSYLN, from the coding sequence ATGAGACAACTCAAAATATCCCAATCCATTACCAATCGTGAATCTCAATCACTTGAAAAATACCTTCACGAAATAGGTAAAGTAGATTTAATATCTGCCCAGGAAGAAGTGATCCTGGCGCAAAAGATCCGTGAGGGCGACCAGGCCGCATTAGAGCGTTTGACAAAAACAAACCTTCGTTTTGTGGTATCTGTGGCAAAGCAATACCAAAACCAGGGTTTAACCCTGGGCGATTTAATTAACGAAGGTAACTTAGGTTTAATTAAAGCGGCTAAACGTTTTGACGAAACAAAAGGCTTTAAATTCATTTCATACGCAGTATGGTGGATTCGCCAGTCTATATTATCTGCCGTTGCCGAGCAGTCACGTATTGTGCGTTTACCTTTGAACCAAATTGGTTCATTAAGCAAAATTCATAAAGCGGCTTCAAAATTAGAGCAGGAATTTGAAAGACAACCAACACCGGAAGAACTGGCCGAGGATCTTGAAATATCTGTTGATAAAATTGCCGATTCATTAAGCAACGCAGGTCGCCAGGTATCTATGGACGCTCCGTTTATACAGGGCGAAGAAAATACCTTGCTTGATGTTTTGCAAAGCACCGATGCAGCAACCGATACCGAACTGATGATGGATTCATTATCACAAGAGATCAAACGGTCATTAGGTATCCTTGCCGAACGCGACCGTGAGGTTATTATCCTATTCTTTGGTTTAGGTGGTTATGCTGCCCATTCATTAGAAGAAATTGGCGAGAAATTTAACCTTACCCGCGAGCGTGTACGCCAGTTAAAAGATAAAGCGTTGATGCGTTTACGCCACAACTCAAAATCAAATCTTTTACAATCGTATTTGAACTAA